From the Aspergillus puulaauensis MK2 DNA, chromosome 1, nearly complete sequence genome, the window TGCGGGTTGCAGATAATTATATCCCCTTCGGATACCGATTATCTAGATCAATTGATCCCTTCAATCAAAGAGTATAGCGTCGGCAATAAGACATCTGAGTTATTACGCTCCCTCTCTAAATTTTCTAGCGATAAAGAAGCGGAAATTGAGACCATATGCAATACAAACCATCAGGAATTTGTCTCTTCCGtcaaccagcttctccacATTAGGGAAGGTACTGTCAGTTTAACGGCTGAGATATTGGATCTCAACCAATCAATCCAGGCAAGTACGGAAAAATTAGCCGAACACAAGAAGGCATTGGTAGAATCACGGCGTCACCGTCAGAACATCGATGAGACATCCCGTGCGATTCAAGATTGCCTCGAAGTTCTTCGTCTTGCCAACCAGGTTCATGATCTTCTAGCAAAGAAGAATCATTATGCCGCACTTCGCGCTCTAGAGGAGCTTCAGAATGTTCATCTAAAGGGTGTCACACAGTTTCAAATAGCTGATATGATTCAACGTTCCGTTCCGGCGACCCAAAGAGCCATAGCTGAAGCCGTGATGTCGGATTTGAATACCTGGCTGTACCGGATACGAGAAATGTCACAGTACCTCGGGGAGATAGCCTTGTATCATACAGACTTGCGGAAGACAAGGCAAAAGGAGCGTGCCGCGAAAATGCCATATCTTGAGCATTTTAAGCTGAATTCAGCAATTGAGTTGGTCTGCGACGAGCACGAAGAATATGATCTTCTCCAAAATGAGGAGCTGCAAGTTGATTTTACTCCGCTTTTTGAATGTCTACACATCCACCAGTCTTTAGGTCAGATGGAAAAGTTCCGGATCGAATATGCGAACACCCGTCGTCGACAAAAAGAACTCCTTATACCAGCTTCCATCACATTAGTAGATGATGATGGGGCTAGCTTGCATAATCTCTTAGAGGAAATGGCAGGCTTCGCAATTGTTGAGCGCTCTACCATGAAAAAAGTTCCGGACATGCGATATCCAGTTGATGTGaaatctcctccttccacTGTACAAATAGCAATGCACAGCTAACGGGCGAAATTAGGTTGATGAGCTATGGGACTCATTGTGCCAGACTGCCGTGGGTCTGATATCAAAGGCCCTGCACGAAGTTGACAATGCTGAGAGTCttttgaaaataaagaatctCATCGCATTGTTCATGCAGACAATGAATGTATGACTCTTATCATGGTATCTATCATGGCCTTTACTAAACTCAAGGCCACAGACCTGGGACTTTGCCGTGGAAGCTTTCGATAGCCTACTCTTGACCTTGTTCAGGAAATACGCCGAGCTGCTTAAAAGACGGTTTAGTGATGACTTTCAAGAGGTGACCATTTTAACCAGCTCCAGGGCCCGCTCTATCTATTCCCAGTACTAATATTGCACAGATCGTATCCACGGATGACTACATGCCCATGCCGATACAAACGCCCGAAGAATTCGATAAGGTACTCAATGTTAGCTGGTATACCCCTAGCGAGCCACATGAGCCGGCGTACGTTGTCACCCACACCATTTATGGCTCTGTTACGCCACAGGTTATACTGAGCTCAGTTATTTTAGTTTCCCGTGTGTCCTTCCATTCTCACAGATGTACCCATTGTGCTGCATCGATATACGAAATTTCCTCAACCAATTCTACTTCTTTGCCAACGACGATTTTTCGAATCCTGATACCATTGATGAGACGTTGAAAAATGTAAGGATGCGATACAAGTAGAGGCAAGGTTGGGGCGTTTCTAACTTTATTAGGCACTGGACGAACTTCTTTCTACTAAAGTCTGCGACACACTCGTTGAGCGCCTCAGCTCCCAGTATCTGGGACAAATCGTGCAGATACTTATCAATTTGGAACACTTCGAACACGCATGCCATGAGCTTGAGTTgttgcttgctgctgctagaTCACAGAGCTCGTCTAGCGACCCAATAGCCTTGAAAGCGACAGGGAAATTCCGAGATAACAAAAAGCGGGCAGAGAAACGCATATTTGAGGTTGTGAATTCTAAGATTGATGATCTCATTGAAACTGCAGAGTACGACTGGATGACTACTGTGGCCCCTACAGAACCAAGCAACTACATGCAAACTCTCACCCGTTTTCTCTCTAACATTATGAATTCAACCCTCCTTGGGCTTCCCAAAGAGATCAAAGAACTGATTTATTTCGATGCACTAAGCCACGCATCAACTATGATTTTAGTAAGTTTTTGTGTATTCCACATGTTTCGGTGGACGTAGCTGATTATCGTGGAGGCCCTTCCATTAACCCCAGAAGTGAAGCGAATCAATCCCAATGGGGTCATGGCTCTTGCAAAAGACGTCGAATATTTATATCAATTCGTCGATAGTCTCAACAATCCGATCCTTAGAGAAAACTTGGATGAGCTACAGCAGACAGTGCAACTGATGCAAGCAGATAACGCAGACGAGTTTTACGATATTTCCATGAGAAACAAGAAGTACGGACGCGTAGATGCGATCAACGGCCCGACTTTGTTGGAGAAGTAGGTGGTAAACCCGAGAAGAGTTTGAATATATACTGACTATCGAAGACTTACACACACAGTACAAAGCCCGGCCAAGATGGATAAATTCTCGACTCTTTCTTCAAGATTCGGAAAGAAATCATAGACGCTTGCCTTGCGGATTCTAGTACCTGTATAAGGGGGAAAAATTTGGAATCACCAATTCCTTGATATCCGTCCTCGCGTACTTCAAACTATAATTGGCCTTATAAATACTCCCAGTGAAATATAATGCCCTTTCCTGCTAGTGGCAAGAGACCCTAACATCATAGAAACAATAAAAAATGGGTATGTTCCAATAGACTCGATAATCCAGAGCAGCACATCTGGTAAAGTTTACCGTCAAGTGCCATGGTTCAACGCTTCGGTGTATGAGACACACTGTAATTTAATGCACCGCAACGAGGAGCTGCCCCGTCGCAGGCGGTATCTGTAAATTACAGACATTCTCACTGTGATAAGGAATGACCAAATTAGCTTTCTAAAACCAGATCGGGCAGGGGCCGTGATACGTGGAAAAATGAGGTATAAACTGAGAAGAACTGCATACCTGCTGTGGGGGTAGATGAGGATAAGGAGTATACATTCCTTCAAACATCTGAGTTTGAGGTTGCGCATACGCCGCGGTTGGATCGGACTGCACAGCACCTCCATACATTGCCTGTTGCCTGTATTCCTGGtcctggagctggtgctggcccAGGGCCCCATAATCCGGCGGTGCCATATGATGGGGGTGGTGCTGAACACCATGCTGAGCCGGTGGCAACTGACCCGCAGGGGTAGGccctgcagctgcagttggAGCACCTGCTGCCTGGCTTGAGCGCTTTGCATGTGCCGAGGCTTCCTCGCGGGGAACAATATCGATGAGGAAATCAAACATGTCTGACTTGGACAAAGCGGCGGCAATGTCCGATCTCTGTAATGTCCTTCGTTTGTTATCCTCAGCATGAATCCATGCCCGCATGGTCAGCTCGGTAATGAAAACGTCACAACCTTTGGCAAATAAGATTGGAGCCTCTGCAGATATCATTTTGACTTCTGGATCAGCCTTCATAACCTTTTTTATCCGGGCTAGCGGTAGTTGGTGGATTTTATAGTCATGGTTATCGGATTCAAGGTGGTTGATTACGTGTTGCCAGTACGTCGTCAAAATATCACGGGCGGTTCCTTGTAAGCCCTGGTTTACCTGATGGAGAGCAGAGTACAGTTAGCGATGATGTTATAAAAGGCACAATCATACCCACATTTGCCCATGTGCCAGTATAGAGCTCAGCAACTGGAGCATATCCCTGCGCAGCAAGCTATAGATAATGCGAAGTCAGTTGATCGTGTGGAACCATGTCTGTTTAAGGTTGGGTTATTACCGCCGCACTGGCACCTAAGAAAATGTATATCAGAACTATAATGGCTCATGCAGATGGCAAATTCCAAAGGGGTTCGATGGTAAAGAGATCATTACCGTAGTGTCCACCATTTCTTGTGTCGTACAGGGGCTGCTGCCGGCCTTGCTGTTGCCCAGAACTTTGCTGTGTTTGTTCCATGGTTTTGGCAAGTCTATAATAGAGATGCTGGATGAAGAGCCTGATTAATAGGATAATGTGGAGGTGTTGGGCAGTAGGGGTCAAGACGCGATGCGATGTAATTGATGAGGCCAACTGCTGTTGTAGCAATCTAGGTAAAGAAGGTCTTTGGTATCAGCACGTGAAACAATACACAGTTGTTTGTTTATGCTGCCACTAATGATAATATTTTTGAACAACACAATCAGGTAAGGTTTGGGCACGCAATTGATTGAATTATCAAATAAGGCGCCCGGGGAGCATTGAAGAGTCAGCAACTCGGTGTCACAAAAGCGCGCCAAGAACGATGGGAGCCTGTCTCCAAGTCAAGTGACCTTTGCGACCTCAATGCAATTGAGGGGTCATCAACAATTCATATACACCAAGTATATTATACACTATGTAAATAGATATCGATTTATTCGTACAAATACGGTACAAACATCGGATACCATAACGACTTTTgagattattttaatttacgTTGCCACGAGAATGGACATCTACAATGTAATTCGAAGCTCATAAACCACGTATAACAACTGCAGCACTATTTATATGCTCAAATATTAAACACCTAAAGTCTTGATATTCTGACCAGTTAATTATCAGCATGTCTGCGTTAGGTAAGCCCTGTCATTTTGCAGATtgaaatatttattaatactattgCCAGCGATGATAATCCCGTGAGGCCATGAAAGGCCCAGACCTGCGATAGGTTATTTCAGGGCCGTTTACGGTGGATATCTTCGATCATACTACGATTCTCGATTGGGTCATATTGGGTATTGAGAGCTGCCGGTTGACAATGGCTTCGAGCACTTGACTGTCGTGTACTCAAACTAGGCACCTAGGTATAAGATCATCGAGCGGTATTGAATACCGACGCAGTGAACTACAAATGCCCTTGCCTACTACACCGTACATACTATTAAAACGCCCCTAATTGACCTTAACCATGGTGGTGAAGTCTGATGTGAGAACCCAAAGGGAAGCCAGTTGGAACTGGTAGCCTATgaaatactccgtactacGTGGGTActttgatgatttgatcGGGCTTAGAGAGGTTGCACCGTGGACCTATCCGAAGGCGGTGTTGGAAAGTCCGAGCCCCACAACAGAAATTTCTTGAGACACAAGCTTCCTTTTTAAATCACCTCCAATCCCCCCTTGGTTTCTCGCTttctttatattttcttCTCTATCAGCCATGAACTCGTCACCTAACCGGGACACTGTACAATACCACAATGGAGCTCACTTGACAGATGAGAGCATTCAACAGCTCCTTGCTCAGGCGGAGCGACGTCTCCGCAAGAATACAGAAACAGTGAATGACTCGATCACAGCCCATCAGTCCGAGCAGAGTATTCCAAAGTATGTACTATACTCCCATGGATGGTGGAACTAGCCATCATGGTTACCAGGGACTAATATTTTCGCACTATAGTATCCCCAAGTTATCTACCGGGTCATCTTTGAAACCTTACGTCCGGCAACATAATGACCTTGCGGTTATTGATACTGCACGAGTAATCAAACCCATAACTAACAATGACCGCCAATTACTGGCCAGTGAACAAGCAGCATGGAAGTCAAAAAAGGTATGCACACAAGACTCTTTTATatgtttatattttattcttattttgattttattttgattttattttatttttttgcGCCGTTGATTGCTATGAGGAAAACTCAACCATCGCGTAAGCGCTTGATACAGTCTCTACAGCCCGTATTGGGCTGCGCTGTTGCAATGAGAGCACTCTTGTTTCATAGTTACTCTGAGCATCGTGTTTATTAGCATTCTTATTCATCGTCGGCTATCAGTTAACCGCTTGCTAATAATGATGTGTTCCAGGATAAACCAACCGCGGGTAGTAACTGGTATGATCTTCCGAAGACGGAATTGACGCCTGAATTGAAAAGAGATTTACAACTTCTACGGATGCGTTCTATATTGGATACCAAACGGCATtacaagaaagaaaatagcAAGGCCCAAGCGCCAAAGTACTCGCAAGTAGGAACTATCATCGAAGGCCCAACCGAATTCTTCAGTGGCCGCATTGCCAAACGAGACCGCAAGAGGACTTTTGTCGAGGAGGCCCTGGTtctggaaaaggaaaacaagcGCTTTGAGACTAGGTATAATGACGTGCagggcaaaaaa encodes:
- a CDS encoding Rab GTPase-binding exocyst subunit SEC15 (BUSCO:EOG09260NY2;~COG:U;~EggNog:ENOG410PKAQ;~InterPro:IPR042044,IPR042045,IPR007225;~PFAM:PF04091;~go_component: GO:0000145 - exocyst [Evidence IEA];~go_process: GO:0006904 - vesicle docking involved in exocytosis [Evidence IEA]): MPSMVPSRSESSYVLNQIIISPSDTDYLDQLIPSIKEYSVGNKTSELLRSLSKFSSDKEAEIETICNTNHQEFVSSVNQLLHIREGTVSLTAEILDLNQSIQASTEKLAEHKKALVESRRHRQNIDETSRAIQDCLEVLRLANQVHDLLAKKNHYAALRALEELQNVHLKGVTQFQIADMIQRSVPATQRAIAEAVMSDLNTWLYRIREMSQYLGEIALYHTDLRKTRQKERAAKMPYLEHFKLNSAIELVCDEHEEYDLLQNEELQVDFTPLFECLHIHQSLGQMEKFRIEYANTRRRQKELLIPASITLVDDDGASLHNLLEEMAGFAIVERSTMKKVPDMRYPVDVDELWDSLCQTAVGLISKALHEVDNAESLLKIKNLIALFMQTMNTWDFAVEAFDSLLLTLFRKYAELLKRRFSDDFQEIVSTDDYMPMPIQTPEEFDKVLNVSWYTPSEPHEPAFPCVLPFSQMYPLCCIDIRNFLNQFYFFANDDFSNPDTIDETLKNALDELLSTKVCDTLVERLSSQYLGQIVQILINLEHFEHACHELELLLAAARSQSSSSDPIALKATGKFRDNKKRAEKRIFEVVNSKIDDLIETAEYDWMTTVAPTEPSNYMQTLTRFLSNIMNSTLLGLPKEIKELIYFDALSHASTMILALPLTPEVKRINPNGVMALAKDVEYLYQFVDSLNNPILRENLDELQQTVQLMQADNADEFYDISMRNKKYGRVDAINGPTLLEKLTHTVQSPAKMDKFSTLSSRFGKKS
- the hapE gene encoding CCAAT-binding factor complex subunit HapE (COG:K;~EggNog:ENOG410PK7Z;~InterPro:IPR009072,IPR007125,IPR027170;~PFAM:PF00808,PF00125;~go_component: GO:0016602 - CCAAT-binding factor complex [Evidence IEA];~go_function: GO:0003677 - DNA binding [Evidence IEA];~go_function: GO:0003700 - DNA-binding transcription factor activity [Evidence IEA];~go_function: GO:0046982 - protein heterodimerization activity [Evidence IEA];~go_process: GO:0006355 - regulation of transcription, DNA-templated [Evidence IEA]), with the protein product MEQTQQSSGQQQGRQQPLYDTRNGGHYGASAALAAQGYAPVAELYTGTWANVNQGLQGTARDILTTYWQHVINHLESDNHDYKIHQLPLARIKKVMKADPEVKMISAEAPILFAKGCDVFITELTMRAWIHAEDNKRRTLQRSDIAAALSKSDMFDFLIDIVPREEASAHAKRSSQAAGAPTAAAGPTPAGQLPPAQHGVQHHPHHMAPPDYGALGQHQLQDQEYRQQAMYGGAVQSDPTAAYAQPQTQMFEGMYTPYPHLPPQQIPPATGQLLVAVH
- a CDS encoding Fcf2 domain-containing protein (BUSCO:EOG092643NE;~COG:S;~EggNog:ENOG410PQHE;~InterPro:IPR014810,IPR039883;~PFAM:PF08698), translated to MNSSPNRDTVQYHNGAHLTDESIQQLLAQAERRLRKNTETVNDSITAHQSEQSIPNIPKLSTGSSLKPYVRQHNDLAVIDTARVIKPITNNDRQLLASEQAAWKSKKDKPTAGSNWYDLPKTELTPELKRDLQLLRMRSILDTKRHYKKENSKAQAPKYSQVGTIIEGPTEFFSGRIAKRDRKRTFVEEALVLEKENKRFETRYNDVQGKKRSGKKAFYKNLRAKRNSGGKN